The following coding sequences lie in one Coxiella endosymbiont of Amblyomma americanum genomic window:
- the eno gene encoding phosphopyruvate hydratase — translation MATIITDVSAREILDSRGDPTIVVEVVLSSRARGYASVPSGASAGANEAIELRDHDPGRYRGKGVLQAVNNVNGPIRDSLLGQDPGSQEDIDRIMIELDGTENKANLGANAILGVSLAVAYAAADDANLPLYRYLGGDGPFSMPVPMMNIINGGVHANNNLDFQEFMIVPLGAPNFSEALRCGAEVFHALKHRLKSRGWMTSIGDEGGFSLDLPRVEEVFELILEAIEDAHYISGKDIYLALDAASSKLYQKGYYFFEGKRLTSEAMIGNYVKWIKKYPIVSIEDGLSERDWSGWELLTKYLGKGTQLVGDDIFVTNAKILEAGIKSGVGNAILIKFNQIGTLTETLATVGLAKSANYGVIISHRSGETEDTTIADLAVATTAGQIKTGSLCRSDRVAKYNRLLQIERELKEQAPYAGRMVFPFKREDCKCD, via the coding sequence ATGGCAACTATAATTACTGATGTTAGTGCTCGCGAGATTTTAGACTCTCGTGGCGATCCTACGATTGTAGTGGAAGTTGTTCTTTCTTCTCGTGCACGAGGTTATGCTTCCGTACCTTCTGGAGCTTCGGCTGGTGCAAATGAAGCTATAGAATTACGTGATCACGATCCTGGTCGTTATAGGGGGAAAGGTGTGTTGCAAGCAGTGAATAATGTAAATGGGCCTATCCGAGATTCTCTATTAGGTCAAGACCCTGGATCACAAGAAGATATTGATCGTATTATGATTGAATTGGATGGCACGGAGAACAAGGCTAATTTAGGTGCTAATGCTATTCTTGGTGTATCTTTAGCGGTAGCTTACGCGGCAGCTGATGATGCAAATCTGCCTTTATATCGCTATTTAGGAGGTGATGGTCCTTTTAGTATGCCAGTTCCAATGATGAATATTATAAATGGCGGAGTTCATGCAAATAATAATTTGGATTTTCAAGAATTTATGATTGTTCCTTTAGGGGCACCAAATTTTTCAGAGGCCTTACGCTGTGGAGCTGAAGTTTTTCACGCATTAAAGCATCGTTTAAAATCCAGAGGATGGATGACTTCTATCGGAGATGAAGGTGGTTTTTCTCTGGACTTGCCGCGAGTTGAGGAAGTATTTGAACTAATTTTAGAGGCTATTGAAGACGCTCATTATATTTCCGGAAAAGATATTTACTTAGCTCTTGACGCAGCAAGTTCAAAACTTTATCAAAAAGGATATTATTTCTTCGAAGGTAAAAGACTTACTAGTGAAGCAATGATTGGTAACTATGTAAAATGGATAAAAAAATACCCGATTGTTTCTATTGAAGATGGTCTTTCTGAAAGAGATTGGTCTGGTTGGGAATTGTTAACAAAATATCTTGGAAAGGGAACACAACTAGTAGGAGACGATATTTTTGTTACGAATGCAAAAATTCTCGAGGCAGGCATCAAAAGCGGTGTGGGAAATGCTATTCTAATTAAGTTTAATCAAATTGGAACTTTGACAGAAACATTAGCCACTGTAGGTTTAGCTAAGAGTGCCAATTATGGTGTTATTATTTCTCACCGTTCCGGTGAAACAGAAGATACCACCATTGCTGATTTAGCGGTGGCTACTACCGCGGGGCAGATAAAAACAGGTTCTTTGTGTCGATCTGATAGAGTAGCTAAATACAATCGGCTCTTGCAAATTGAACGTGAACTTAAGGAGCAAGCACCTTATGCCGGAAGAATGGTCTTTCCATTTAAAAGGGAAGATTGCAAATGCGATTAA
- a CDS encoding septum formation initiator family protein: MRLIVFILFSLLIFLQYQLWFTSGGVLSTYFLCVNLKHQMFENKKLVERNVFLMSDICNLRYDSRTIEEHARKDLGMIKKGEVFYKISTLYS, encoded by the coding sequence ATGCGATTAATTGTTTTTATACTTTTTTCTCTACTCATCTTTCTACAGTATCAATTGTGGTTTACATCGGGGGGTGTTTTATCGACTTATTTTCTTTGTGTAAATCTTAAGCATCAGATGTTTGAAAATAAAAAATTAGTAGAGCGCAATGTTTTTTTAATGTCTGATATTTGTAATTTGAGATACGATAGTCGAACTATAGAAGAGCACGCTCGAAAAGATTTAGGAATGATAAAGAAAGGTGAAGTGTTTTATAAGATTTCTACTCTTTATTCATAG
- the dcd gene encoding dCTP deaminase, with protein MSIKSDRWIRYMAKSHKMICPFESNQVCQTSSGIVVSYGTSSYGYDVRCTNEFKIFTNINTSIVDPKNFDRSGFVDLKTDICIIPPNSFALACTVEYFRIPRNVLTICLGKSTYARCGIIVNITPLEPEWEGHVTLEFSNTTNSPAKIYAHEGIAQMLFLESDEICEVSYKDRSGKYQGQQGITLPK; from the coding sequence ATGTCAATTAAATCAGATAGATGGATTCGTTATATGGCAAAATCCCATAAAATGATTTGTCCTTTTGAGTCGAATCAAGTTTGTCAAACATCGTCTGGAATAGTAGTGTCTTATGGAACTTCAAGTTATGGGTATGATGTTCGTTGTACAAATGAGTTTAAAATTTTTACTAATATTAATACTTCTATTGTTGATCCAAAAAATTTTGACAGAAGTGGTTTTGTGGATTTAAAAACAGACATTTGTATTATTCCACCCAACTCGTTTGCTTTAGCTTGTACAGTAGAATATTTTAGAATTCCGAGAAACGTATTGACGATTTGCTTAGGTAAATCTACTTACGCTCGATGTGGGATAATAGTTAATATCACACCTCTAGAACCCGAGTGGGAAGGACATGTTACGTTAGAATTTTCTAATACCACTAATTCACCCGCTAAAATTTATGCCCATGAAGGAATCGCGCAAATGTTATTTCTAGAATCTGATGAAATCTGCGAAGTTTCTTATAAAGATCGTAGTGGAAAATATCAGGGACAACAAGGAATAACTCTGCCAAAGTAA
- a CDS encoding Mrp/NBP35 family ATP-binding protein codes for MIKSTIAIAAGKGGVGKSTTAVNLAIALYKKAGAKVGLLDADIHGPSQPIMLGIHEKPRIDRSNKKIIPLRKYGIQTISMGYLTDAHTPMVWRGPMVSQALFQLIYETLWEDLDFLILDLPPGTGDIPLTLAKKIHLTGIIIVTTPQKVALVDANKALVMFRKLGIPILGLIENMAIYKCSFCNHEVAIFGNEGGKRMADANSIPILGKIPLDIVIRKNSDRGTPIVISDPNSSIAKIYENIAFTLIEQLSSH; via the coding sequence ATGATTAAAAGTACCATTGCTATTGCTGCAGGAAAAGGGGGTGTTGGAAAATCAACGACAGCTGTTAACCTTGCCATCGCTCTTTACAAAAAAGCAGGAGCTAAGGTAGGTCTGTTAGATGCCGATATCCATGGGCCAAGTCAGCCTATTATGTTAGGCATTCACGAAAAACCACGGATCGACAGATCTAATAAAAAAATTATTCCTCTTCGTAAATACGGTATTCAAACAATTTCCATGGGTTATCTGACTGATGCACACACTCCGATGGTGTGGCGTGGTCCCATGGTGAGTCAAGCGCTATTTCAGCTGATTTATGAAACGTTGTGGGAGGACCTTGATTTTCTTATCTTAGATCTACCCCCAGGTACAGGAGATATACCACTAACTTTAGCTAAAAAGATCCATCTCACTGGGATTATTATTGTCACTACTCCTCAAAAAGTGGCCTTAGTTGACGCAAATAAAGCGCTTGTAATGTTTAGAAAGTTAGGAATTCCTATTCTGGGTCTTATTGAGAATATGGCAATTTATAAATGTTCTTTTTGTAATCACGAAGTAGCTATTTTTGGAAATGAGGGTGGAAAAAGGATGGCTGATGCCAATAGCATTCCCATTTTGGGGAAAATACCTCTTGATATTGTTATTCGTAAAAATTCGGATAGAGGAACACCAATAGTAATTTCAGATCCAAATAGTTCCATAGCAAAAATCTACGAAAATATTGCCTTCACGTTAATAGAACAGTTATCTTCACACTAA
- a CDS encoding CTP synthase, producing the protein MVKYIFVTGGVVSSLGKGIASASLGAILEAQGFKITFFKLDPYINVDSGTMNPFQHGEVFVTEDGAETDLDLGHYERFVNITMTRKNNFTTGKIYADIIRKERCGGFLGRTVQVIPHITDEIKKRIREGARGVDVALVEIGGTVGDIESLPFLEAIRQMRIELGKKNTLFIHLTLVPYISILGEIKTKPTQHSVKELRSIGIQPDILICRSEKPLSKSDREKIALFTNVTAKNVISLLDVESIYEIPLILHDQGLGDQICEKLKINVAYTNLSDWKKIIIVQKNPLHLVSVSVVGKYVDLSDSYKSLNEALIHAGIHTNTRINIEYIDSEAIETHGTCVLENTNAILIPGGFGARGIEGKILAARYARENNIPYLGICLGMQIAVIEFARNKAAMQNANSTEFDPNSPYPVVISVKTWSVKEDNVMIEKPTICNKDFFLYGTMRLGGQICRLKPQTLARQLYGKDVITERHRHRYEINNDWISELEKKNLVISGRSIDNRFIEIIELSNHPWFLGCQFHPEFTSTPRRGHPLFIDFIRSALETKYKNTKTV; encoded by the coding sequence ATGGTGAAATATATTTTTGTTACTGGAGGAGTGGTTTCTTCTTTAGGAAAAGGTATTGCTTCAGCTTCTCTTGGAGCAATTCTTGAAGCACAAGGTTTTAAAATTACTTTTTTTAAGCTCGACCCTTACATTAATGTCGATTCTGGCACTATGAATCCTTTCCAACACGGTGAAGTATTTGTAACAGAGGATGGAGCAGAAACTGATTTAGATTTAGGACATTATGAACGCTTCGTTAATATCACCATGACGCGAAAGAACAATTTTACAACAGGAAAAATTTATGCTGATATCATTAGAAAAGAAAGATGTGGTGGATTTTTAGGTAGAACTGTTCAGGTTATTCCTCATATTACAGATGAAATTAAGAAAAGAATTCGTGAAGGTGCTAGAGGAGTGGATGTTGCTTTAGTGGAAATTGGAGGGACTGTTGGAGATATTGAATCTTTACCTTTTCTAGAAGCTATTCGACAAATGCGTATAGAATTAGGAAAAAAGAATACACTATTTATTCATTTAACTTTAGTGCCTTATATTTCTATTTTAGGGGAAATTAAAACTAAACCTACTCAACATTCGGTAAAAGAACTTCGGTCTATTGGTATTCAACCAGACATTCTAATATGTCGTTCTGAAAAGCCATTATCCAAGTCTGATCGAGAAAAAATAGCTTTATTTACTAATGTAACTGCCAAGAATGTTATTTCTCTGTTGGACGTAGAATCTATTTATGAAATTCCTTTAATTCTACATGATCAAGGATTAGGAGACCAAATTTGTGAAAAATTAAAAATAAATGTCGCTTATACTAATTTAAGCGATTGGAAAAAGATAATAATAGTACAAAAAAATCCTCTTCACTTAGTAAGTGTTTCTGTAGTTGGAAAGTATGTGGATCTTTCGGATTCTTATAAGTCTTTAAATGAAGCACTTATACATGCTGGTATTCATACAAATACGCGAATTAATATTGAATACATTGATTCTGAAGCGATTGAAACACATGGTACGTGTGTATTAGAAAATACCAACGCTATTTTAATACCAGGAGGATTTGGCGCAAGAGGTATTGAGGGAAAAATTTTAGCAGCGCGTTATGCAAGAGAAAACAATATTCCTTATTTGGGAATTTGTTTAGGAATGCAAATTGCAGTAATCGAGTTTGCTCGTAATAAAGCCGCTATGCAAAATGCTAATAGTACAGAATTTGATCCAAATAGTCCTTATCCAGTTGTAATATCAGTGAAAACATGGTCAGTAAAGGAAGACAACGTAATGATTGAGAAGCCCACAATCTGTAATAAAGACTTTTTTTTATATGGAACTATGCGATTAGGTGGGCAGATCTGCCGACTTAAGCCTCAGACATTAGCACGACAACTCTATGGGAAAGATGTTATTACAGAGCGACACCGTCATCGCTACGAAATTAATAATGATTGGATTAGTGAACTAGAGAAAAAAAATTTAGTTATATCAGGACGTTCAATTGATAATCGTTTTATAGAAATCATTGAATTATCCAATCATCCCTGGTTTTTAGGATGCCAATTTCATCCTGAATTCACTTCTACTCCTCGCAGAGGACATCCGCTTTTCATTGACTTTATTAGATCTGCATTAGAAACAAAGTATAAAAATACGAAAACTGTTTAA
- the kdsA gene encoding 3-deoxy-8-phosphooctulonate synthase, which produces MKIIDFEIGLDKPLFLIAGPCVIESEQLVLDVASELKEITQSLQMPFIFKTSFDKANRSSHLSYRGPGIDKGLKILEKVKQTIKVPILTDVHEDTALDEVVAVADVLQIPAFLCRQSNFVFSVAGCGKPVNIKKGQFLAPWDMKQVVAKAWMTGNKKIMICERGYTFGYNNLIVDMRSLAIMRETTCPIVFDVTHSVQFPGGRGVSSGGQSAMIPVLARSAVAAGISGIFMEVHPNPDKALSDGSISWPLSMVQPLLKTLQIIDKIIKKSFLIEKNAIIKNFEDFVD; this is translated from the coding sequence ATGAAAATAATTGATTTTGAAATAGGTTTAGATAAACCATTATTTTTGATCGCGGGACCTTGTGTAATAGAAAGCGAACAACTTGTCCTGGACGTAGCAAGTGAACTTAAAGAAATTACTCAGAGTTTACAGATGCCTTTTATTTTTAAGACTTCTTTTGATAAAGCTAATCGTTCTTCTCATTTGAGTTATCGAGGTCCTGGTATCGATAAAGGACTAAAAATTCTCGAAAAAGTTAAACAAACGATTAAAGTACCAATTTTAACAGATGTGCATGAAGATACTGCATTGGATGAAGTGGTTGCTGTTGCGGACGTTTTACAAATTCCTGCCTTTTTATGCCGACAAAGTAATTTTGTTTTCAGTGTTGCAGGCTGTGGTAAACCTGTTAACATAAAAAAAGGCCAATTTTTGGCACCATGGGATATGAAACAAGTAGTAGCTAAAGCATGGATGACAGGGAATAAAAAGATTATGATATGCGAGCGAGGATATACTTTTGGTTATAATAATTTAATTGTTGATATGCGGTCTTTGGCTATTATGCGTGAAACCACTTGTCCAATAGTATTTGATGTTACGCATTCTGTGCAGTTTCCTGGAGGAAGGGGTGTAAGTTCTGGAGGGCAAAGTGCAATGATTCCTGTTTTAGCTCGTTCTGCAGTTGCGGCTGGAATTTCTGGAATTTTTATGGAAGTTCACCCAAACCCTGATAAAGCGTTAAGCGATGGATCTATTTCGTGGCCATTGAGTATGGTTCAACCTTTATTAAAGACGTTGCAGATCATCGATAAAATTATTAAAAAATCTTTCCTTATAGAAAAGAATGCAATTATTAAAAACTTTGAAGATTTTGTAGATTAA